The Infirmifilum lucidum DNA segment GCGGCGGGGCTCGGGGCCGACGAGGCGCTCGCCCGGAGGGCCCTCGTGGCGTCTTACGTGCTCCACGACGCCGGCAAGCTGCTGGAGTACTTCCAGAGGAGGCGCAAGGACTTCAGGGGGCACGAGTTTTTCTCGGCCGCTATCGTCGTGCGCTGCTGCGGGCTGGAGGGCCTGGAGCGCGCCGCGGCTATTGCCGTGCTGCTACACCACCACACAATGCAGCGCGACGTCGGCTACCGCGGGAGCAATATCAGGATGAGGGAGGAGTGCGCGGCGGAGCTGGAGCGGATCCTCGAGGAGCACGCCGGCATCCGGGCCGTGCTGCCGCGGGAGCTGAGCGTGCAGGAGGTCAAAAGGGTGAGTGAGGACTTGCTCAGTATCAAGTACGATGACTGGCCCCTGGTGAGGGTCGTCTACGCCATCCTGGAGCCCCTCACTCTCGCCGACCACTACGCGGCTAGGCTTAGGGGCGGTGAGGGGACTCTTCTGGGCGGCGAGGCCGAGAGGGTCGAGCGCGCCATCGCGTCGTTGCGGCTGAGCTTCTCCGCGACCGGGCTATCGCGGCCCTGACCGGGTACGGCTGGCCGAGGGCGGGGGGCTGGGCCAGTCCTGCCCAAA contains these protein-coding regions:
- a CDS encoding CRISPR-associated endonuclease Cas3'', with protein sequence MECAAYFKDGQPVQSMREHVLGGLGYIERNYLSRNYGAYLSRLARAAGLGADEALARRALVASYVLHDAGKLLEYFQRRRKDFRGHEFFSAAIVVRCCGLEGLERAAAIAVLLHHHTMQRDVGYRGSNIRMREECAAELERILEEHAGIRAVLPRELSVQEVKRVSEDLLSIKYDDWPLVRVVYAILEPLTLADHYAARLRGGEGTLLGGEAERVERAIASLRLSFSATGLSRP